The genomic interval CCACGAGAGAATCCCAACCAGCTCGATGCCGAACTCGCAGGGCTTAAGGCACTTGGACAGTTCCTTCAGATTTCCGTAGTGACAATCCCGTATCGAAATCCCTGATCCACAATGGCACTCAACCTGACGTTCGATGTTTTTGTCCGCCAATATTTTCAACAAGCGTAGGGTTGGCTCAATCTCGGTGCCGAATCTCGTTTGGTAGTAGGCGAGGATTCCTTCATATCCGTGAGCCAGCTCCCCAAACGGGAGCGTCCCATGCTGTTCGCGATATTGAAAGTTAATGAGGAACGGGAGAACCAAATTTGACACGTATCCGTTTAGCGTTGGGTCGCCACGAAAGACCCGAACGACTTCGACTGGTGCAGCAAGGCATAGTTCTTGGGAGTCCGTAAACTTGTGAAATGAATCCGGAATCTTTGCGCTAGTCTCCTTCGCGGTCGGAGGCGTTGCCGGATACGACGCTGGGACCGCAACGGCGATTTGGTATTGGCCTTGAACTGGCTTGCCGTCGACCTGTGTGCCAAAGGACAGTTGGCCATCGAGCAGGTAACCACCATCACTTGCCATCGAGAGCTGGAAAGTGGGATATCTGAGCTGCAAGGTTTTAAACTGACTGAAGACTAGCTCTGCCAGCGCTTCGGTGGTTAGTTTCCCCACGGCTGTGACCGCACGGTAGGTGTATTCACTATCGGCGTCGCGACGCTTGATTTAGCTGGAACCAAGAGCGTTGGAACTGATGCGTAACCCGCCGTACGTTTGGCAAGCTTTTTCATTGCCGCGTTGGCGGGACGCTCCCCGTACGCATTGGTGATTACTGCGCCAACCTTGTCAAAGCCAGATTCCGTGAGCAAGTAGGTATGCTCGTGCTCAACTTGACGAAGCCAAGCGTCGAACACCTCGGCTTTCCTCGGTTCTTCCTCCCACTTGTCGGCAAAGTTCTCGAGCGGATTCACCGGGTTGGGAACCCACAAAACCCCCTGCCGATCCTCGATCCAACTGCGCATCTTGGGAACAACATTTAGCATCGCGACACCGAGGTCGGATTCATTGTCATAGGCCTGTGCCGCAAGCGTCGTGATGATGACTGATATTGGTCGATCGTCATCGTCACCAAAATTGACATCGCGATGGCGTTTCAGGAGCTGAACAAGGCGCTGCAAGGGAGTCCGTACTTCAAAGTCCTCTATCTCGGAGACTTCCGCCGCTCGCTTGGTCATGGCGAGCGATGACTTAAGTTGCTCCAGTTGCACCTCCATCCGTTCGCGGAAGAATTTCCCGTATCCGCTTGGATTGCTTCGGGTTGGATCATTCTTTAACGATGACAGCGGGGGCCAACCAGTCGCGTATTCCGGCGTCATTGAATCAGTAATTCGGATCGAATCCTTGATCCATTCGTTTTTCACATTGGCGGTCAAGGCATCAAGGCTGAGTGCCTCAACATCGGGGATCGCAGGGAGGACATCCAAATGAAAATGGGAAGTATCGGTGTATTGAATGGTCCAACAACGACGCCCGCCTTCTCTTGGTTCAATCATCTCTCGGTATCGACTGCTGGGACTCAATAAGCGATCGCCGACTAACTCTTTAAGCTCCTTCGGCACCAATCCCGCTGGCGGCGCCCGAAGGAGGAAAACGGAGTCGACATCGTATTCCCCACCGTTGATCGGTCGTGTCGCCGTACCGAGCGCAAACGATCCCTGTGGATAAACGAGTGGGTCGTAGTCTGCTAAACGGGGATCCTCTCCTAAAAATTCGCCGACTGCTTGGTAACGGCTTTTCGCGTCTTGGTATTTAGACGCGGGCACATCCAACTCATCGGACGTGTCCTCCAGTACGCGAGTCAATTCTCTAAAACGCCTCTGATTGCTCATTACATTGTTCCCTATTCAGTCGCCCAACTCGGACGAGCAGGTTGACAAAGTTTCACATTCGTCCCGAGAATGGCGTCAAATTAGGGCCAATCCGGCTCAACGCAGCCATGCTGGCGACCTACCGGCACTGCGTCTTTTGCTGACCAGCAACGGAGCTGGCCAACGCGTCCCTTTTATTATTGACCCTTAGGGTAATCAAAGTCAACAGAGCAAGGCGAGTCTTTATTTACCCTAGGGGTAAATTCAAGCGAAGATTCATGCGGGGGGCTTGTTTTCCCAGTGTTTGATGCGATGCTGTTTATTGACCCTTGGGGTAAAGTTCAGGCGAATAACCACCGATGCTAATTGGGTACGCGAACTCCAAACTGCAGAAGATGGCGACTCAAAGTGCGGTGGCGAAGAAAGAGCTTTCGGCCAGGTCCGCCGCTCTGGTAGTCCTGCGTCTCACGCAACTTTCAGCATTTGAAAACCTGGGACAAATTCCCCCGCGAGCTGCACCGTTACATTTGCACTTACTAACCATGCAGCGAAAAGGTCGGAAGAATCAGCAAGGTCAATTCGTCATCAAATTGCACGGAGGGGACGGAATTGTTTTCCGGCCAGCAGGCGAATTCCAAAAACTTGACGACGGTACGCCTGATGCGAGCACCGTCACTCAAGTTGAACTGGTCCTAATCGGTAACTATCACGGTAAGAAATGACAGGCATTGCACCCGCACCCTACCGGCCGGATGTAGCGATACCGCCAGGGGAAACAATTCGAGAAATCCTCGAGTCCATGTCGATGACGCAAGCTGAGCTTGCCAATCGAATGGGGAGACCGACGAACAAGGTCAACGAAGTAATTCAGGGCAAACGCCAAATTACTGCTGACACAGCTCTTGAGTTGGAGCTGGCGTTAGGACTGCCGGCCAGCGTTTGGCTTAATCTTGAAAAAGATTATCAGCTTGCCAAAGCGAGACTGCAGGAAGAAAAACGCCTTAAAAGTGAAGCCAAAATGTTACGGCATTTTCCGGTTGCGGAAATGTGCCGCCTTAACTGGATTGAGAAGCGGCCTGACTTAATTGAACAGACTCATGAACTGCTCTCGTTTTTTGCCGTCACAAGTTTTGAAAAGCTTTGTGACTTAAAAACTCTTAAGCCAGCCTGGCGGAAGGCGAAAGAACGAGAAGCTTCCGATTACATGCTTGCGTCATGGCTCAACTACGGCATTCAACACTCGAAAGCAATGGAGGTTGCCGAATTTGACTTGGCAAAACTACGGTCAAGCATACCTCAAATCAGATCGTTCACTGCTGAAGGTTGTATCGCGGAAACGAAGCCTGCGTTGACGCAACTCTGCTCAGACCTAGGAATTGCACTGGTTCTGGTTCCGCATCTTAAAGGAAGCCAGGTTAATGGTGCAGCTTATCGTGCGTACGACAAAGTTATCATTCAGGTTAGTGATCGTGGTAAGTACGCGGATATTTTTTGGTTCACCTTCTTTCATGAACTGGGGCATGTCATTCTTCATTTATCGAAGAAGAACACGCCTTTTGTTGATTGCGGAGAATTGCCAGCAGCCTCACAGAGGTTAGAGGATGAGGCAGATGAATTCGCACGCGATGCTTTGATTTCGCAGGACGATTTTCTTAGGTTGATGGAGCTGGACTACGAAAAACCAGCCGTTGTAGAGCAATTTGCGGACAGCATTTCGACTCATCCAGGAATCGTTGCTGGCCGGTTGGCCAAAGGAAAGCCAAGGCTCTATGGCAAATTTGCAAAGCTTAGAGAGCAATTTGAGTTTTGACCTGGGCTGAACGCCGCCGGCGTAGTCAGCTTGACCGAAGCGACTGATTCTTCCACCGCTTGCGACCACTATGGAGTGCGGACGAAGAGACATACGCGGACGTTTTTTGGGAGTTTGGGAAAGGCCTTTGCCTGCACCGGTGGCCGACGCCGGAGTAGTTAGGAGATTTTCCAGACACCGACACAAGTTGGAAAACTCCAAACATGCGTCGGTTTCATCGACCGATGCGGCTGGGGATTTCGGCATATTGCGGGCGGTGTGTCCAGTGGGGCCGCGATGGATCAACCTGCAACCACAGCAGGATGCCGCTACCGACGCGTAACGGTGTGCGTCTGCAATCGATTTGCGAGTCTCGGGGAATGCGCGGGAAAACGGTGTCACGAAATCCACGAAGCAATCATCGCTCCGCGTGATTTTTGCAAAGAGCCAGGTGGCTAATTCTCCGCACGTCCCGAAGGGGCCGAACATGAAAGCCCAGGGCAGAGCGCAGCGCCGCCCTGGGTAACCGAGCACCTGGCTACTGCCCACTCGCCCTGAAAGGGCAAGACACGGTTCTCAATCCCAGACGTAGACGTACCGTTCATCAAACTCAAATTCGCGCCGAAAAACCGTTGTCGCGCCCGCTTCGGGGCTTGGTGGGGATTGACGCACAATAACCCAGGGCGACGCTGCGCTTTGCCCTGGGCTATTCTGTCTTGTCCCTTCGGGACGGATTCGATGACCTCCTTTGGAAACGGTTTTCGGGTTGTCGGGGAAACAACGCTTCACTGATTGCAGGATGGGAATCAACGCGTCGACGCCCAAACCTGATTTTGTTTCTCATCGGTCCCAGGCACCGAACGCAACTCTCGGAGTCGGCAATTCCGCGAGGTTTGTCCAACCTCGGCGGCAGTGAGATAAGAGATCTGTCAAATCCGATAGATGAGACCTATGGGGCTCATCGGACCGATGGGGCTTATGGGTCGCATTTGTCC from Stieleria varia carries:
- a CDS encoding nucleotidyltransferase domain-containing protein, whose amino-acid sequence is MSNQRRFRELTRVLEDTSDELDVPASKYQDAKSRYQAVGEFLGEDPRLADYDPLVYPQGSFALGTATRPINGGEYDVDSVFLLRAPPAGLVPKELKELVGDRLLSPSSRYREMIEPREGGRRCWTIQYTDTSHFHLDVLPAIPDVEALSLDALTANVKNEWIKDSIRITDSMTPEYATGWPPLSSLKNDPTRSNPSGYGKFFRERMEVQLEQLKSSLAMTKRAAEVSEIEDFEVRTPLQRLVQLLKRHRDVNFGDDDDRPISVIITTLAAQAYDNESDLGVAMLNVVPKMRSWIEDRQGVLWVPNPVNPLENFADKWEEEPRKAEVFDAWLRQVEHEHTYLLTESGFDKVGAVITNAYGERPANAAMKKLAKRTAGYASVPTLLVPAKSSVATPIVNTPTVRSQPWGN
- a CDS encoding HigA family addiction module antitoxin translates to MTGIAPAPYRPDVAIPPGETIREILESMSMTQAELANRMGRPTNKVNEVIQGKRQITADTALELELALGLPASVWLNLEKDYQLAKARLQEEKRLKSEAKMLRHFPVAEMCRLNWIEKRPDLIEQTHELLSFFAVTSFEKLCDLKTLKPAWRKAKEREASDYMLASWLNYGIQHSKAMEVAEFDLAKLRSSIPQIRSFTAEGCIAETKPALTQLCSDLGIALVLVPHLKGSQVNGAAYRAYDKVIIQVSDRGKYADIFWFTFFHELGHVILHLSKKNTPFVDCGELPAASQRLEDEADEFARDALISQDDFLRLMELDYEKPAVVEQFADSISTHPGIVAGRLAKGKPRLYGKFAKLREQFEF